AGGAGGACCGTGCAGCAGCTGAGGATAGAGGCGAACATCGAGAGGATAAAGGTGACCGCATGTTTTGACAAACAGGAATATCTGAGCTCTTGGTCTCATTCCACGGGAGCAGCACCAACCAGGCTTCCACAACTTGGAATGTGCTGAAGTTCACGGAGTGGGCGTGGTGTGGCCTTCTGAGTGGAGGTTGCAGAGGCCCCATTGGCCGAAACTGTTCCAGGGGGCGGCGCCGCTTCCAAGAATGTGCTGATGTTAATGATGTGGGTGTGGGGTCAGGCCATCTGTCTGGAGGGCTGGCCAAAACTCTTTCGGGGTTGGTGCCTCTTCTTAGAACCCTGGGAACTTCCTAGAAATGGAAAGCCCAAGGGGCCCTGTTTCTCCCTCAAGGGAACACATTCGCTCACCTATAGTACACAGAACTGTATTTCCTAAAATCCTGATTTCCCAGGAACGTGCACATCTGCTcacagtgtttgagtgtgtgtttgcttttcactgcgcatgtgtgcatatatgtgtgcgtgtgtgtacgtgcttgtatgtgtgtgtatgtgctcgcatatgcatgcatgtgtatatgggtgtgcatgcatgcgtgtgcgtgtacgtgtacatgtaaatatgtgcctgtgtatgtgcatgtgtgtgtgtgtgtgtgagagagagtgagtgtgtatgtggatgcgtgcatgcatgtgtgtatgagtatgtgtgcgtgtgtgtgtgtacgtgcatgtacatgcatgcatgtgtgtaactgtgcatgaagggtgtgtgtgcatgtgtgcgtgtgtgcatgtatgtgtgtatgtgtatgtgtgtgcatgtgtgagtgtgtatgtgtgtatgtgtgtgtgtgtatgtgtgtatgtgtgtgtgtgtgtgtgtatatgtgtgtgtatgtgtgtctgtgcttgcgttatgcatgtgtgtgagagaacatGTCACACAGCAGTAACCCCTTCACCTTTGCCTTTCAGGTATCCAAAGCTTCAGCAGACCTCATGCACTACTGTGGAGAACACGCCAAGTATGACCCCCTGCTCATGGGCATCCCAGCCTCAGAGAACCCCTTCAAGGACAAGAAGCCCTGCACTATATTATGATGGGTCGCCCgattttttatgttgttttttataGACCAATATCCAAATTATAACAATCATCCTCTCATTGCCTTATGGCCTTTTGACCCCCAAAACGAACCCCTACTAAAACTACAACCCCAAGTCACCCATACTGAATTGCAAGTATTGACTATTTTGCTTTTCCCATTATATTCAGTCAGGACAAAAGATAGATACTAAGAAGCACAAAGATGAACTTGCGGCAGTTTTCACCTCAGAAACAAATCACGTGGATAATTTGTGAATGAACGCTAATTTACGCTTGGAGTGTTTCACCATTTCTGATTGCTATCTGCTGTGGTCGAGGCCTGTTGTCTGAAAATAAAGAGTGGGGTCAGAATGGGAGTTCCCTGAGCAGTGTAATCTCTGTGAGCACAAAGAGTCAATTTTGTATACCACAAACTTTCTTCACTCTGTTTGGGCCCAATTCTGACACTATCTACTAGGTCCTGGAAAATAACTTGTTTGAGCTGAATGGTACTGATAAGTGGTATCAACCCAGCAGTAGATCTCGTGGTGTCACTATCTTTGAACCAACTGGCCTGCACTGATAATGACCCCTCCAACTGAAAGGAAGTTCCTACGGCTGTTCCTTTATGCCTTCTGCCCGCTGTTTCTTTGTGCAGGTCGATACTGAATCGCTCTTTTCTTTTTGCCTTAAGTGAAAGACATTTAGTCGTATTTTTATGAGCCTGTGTTTTTGCCTTGTGTTGTTCTTTCTCATTGTGTGACTTGATGAAAGatactttttaaaatctgaTCCTAGCCTAAAGACCTGCGGGTACAGCTCATACCCGTATTAACCTTTAAAAATCTCAAATCAAAATGTTTATCAACACTGCATTTTCGCTACTGAAATGTGCAGATGTTGTGCTCAAGGATTTCTAGAGATGTTCTGTGTTTCCAAGAAATGATCCATGAGTGGTTTATTGTTTTGCATTCCTTTGCTTGAGATATTGTAATTGCAATTTGCGAACTGCTAATACAAAATATTTCTGATGCTTTGAAATCTCACAAGGAAAAAGGTGGGGGTATATTTACTGCAAAAAATCTGTTTACTGgtgttttagtcttgcaatGAGACTTAAAACTAATTGGCAACTCCTGGAATTAGTAAaaactctcacctcattggcaatctttttgtgttattCAGCTGAAAAGTAATATAAATTGGATTTTAagatttaagtctaaatataagactaaaatgcttaagATTTACTTATCTTTTGGCTTCTGCGGTATTTTCATGGAAAGTGTCAAGTCAGGCTTTTGTAGTTGCATAATTCAGCAACTCTCATTTCTCAGTATTCACTGGAGCAGTGCCAGAAACCGTTGACTTATCATGAGCATACCTGATCCTTGGCTACTTCCTGTGCCGTGAGACATTGTTTTACAGCACTGATATTTGCTGTACACTTTTAAATGAACTTATATTTCAGAAAACAGACAGCATCATGATAAAGCACTATTCAAGTTGTAACTGCAAAAGAAAGCGGCCTGAGATTTGCCCAAAATGGCTACATTAGCGCTTGAATGACTCCTGTTTTATGATGTGCTTGAAAAACTATAACCCACGGTGTATGTCCTGTACCCTGCGTCTGCCTTAGAGATTGTGCCCTGTGACTAGCATAGATAACTCAATCCGTTTGTAAGAATGTAGTATGCAGCAAGTCATGGTACTACAAATCACTGTAATATATTGTAACCCTTTAAATGAATATGCCTTACAATAATATGAAGGATATTTCTATGTTTGTTGCTTTGTATTGATTGGTGTCAACTATGAAGTGTGTGAAAAGAGGCTCAAGCGTGCCATCACATCTATGGATTGTACCAGTAATAGAAATGATTAATCTGTCTGATTGTACATCACCCATGGTGCTCTGGACGCAATGCTCTcagtgtttttttcctcttgaGAGTTTTGCTATTCgataaatgtgtatttttgaCATGACCAGAGATCAGTGTTCCGTAGTGAATGTGATTAACGTGACAACTGTAGAGCATCTCCCATTATCGACATTCCATGTTTACAACGACTTTTCAATTTCCGTGGGAACAACGAGGTTCCCGGCAGGTGCATGTACCACAACATGCAGATTTTACCTGCTCACAAGTAAAGGTAAATGTAAAGGTAAATATTTTACCTGCTCACAAGTAAATTGAAGTGTGTCTGCCTCAACTTCGCTCTACTGTTAAGTAACACTGCCAAAGTGCTATGCTGTGAACAAGCTGGCACAACACAAGCAAATGCAACCCCTACCCCACTTTATAGAGAATACCAATGGTTCGTATTTCTGCCAACGCTATAGTTTAATATTAAATATCCCACAGTAGCTGCGCTAACTGCACAAAAGATGGCAGGATGTCTCAGTATTGAGCAATGTTACATTGCTGTACCTTTGCCCAACAAGAAACCCACTAAATTAAAAGTGTTCTTACCAGTATTTAATTcacaatgtattttacattatcACAGTGGAGGCCTACTAACTACATTGTATGAGATTAGTATATTCTGTCTTCATCATTTCAGTTGCTTTtgtatttgtaaattaattaacCTGAATAAATAGCTTATTTTTGCAGTTGTATCTTTTGTACCTTAAAAGGGGCATCtcttaaatgtaaaatgcattgtttttgcCAACCTGACTCATTCTTCAAAtggatttactttttttaaatgctctgTTTGGGTTCCCCTGAAAATCCTGgtgctccattttgtttctggttcTGTAAATGTTGATGTTTGCCCACTACTTCATCattaaattgtaattttatttgAACAATCTGTACGTTGGTCTTTTTTGCTCTTTGCCTTGCTGTAAAAGGCTATTATAAAGTATGTATAATGCATGCCTGTAATTCTCCTTATCTTTCTCCCCTTGTATTCTCTGACCTTAATCAGTCACAGCAATCTTGTCAGGAGATGCATCCGCTCTATGTGTTAATCGACTGTCAGGCTTCGCCCTTTCCCTGACCAGGGTTGCCACAGCTCTCTGGAGTGAGATAAGCATTCTGGCCATAGTCCACTCCGTTCTAAATTCCTCAGCTCTCGCTCCTCTCGTCTGTATAGGCTGAATTCCTCTCCCTCGGCCAAGCCGTGTATGGGGGGGCTTTACGGCTGGTTCCCGCCCCGCTGCTCGGCTCCTGGATTACCCCCCACCTCGGGGGACTTGGGGGACCCCCTGCCGGGCGGAAGCTTCTCTCTGCATTCCACGTCATCTCACCGCATACCGAGGGGGAATGCAGTATTGTCAGGCAACGGATCTCACCGAAGAAGCATCGACCCCTTTAGCTGTTCATGGGCATCGGTTTAGAACAGACTTTATACAAAGTGCTGTGCAATTAATGCTTTCCATTcagccatccacacacactcacacaccaacagcaatggGTTGCAATGCAATGCAGCTCATCAATAAAGGAATTGGGAGTCAGGTGACTTGCTTAGGGGCACTTCGACCCACTGctggatcattacattacattacattacgttacattaatggcatttggcagacgctcttatccagagcgacatacagttgattcgactaagcaggagacaatcctcccctggagcaatgcggggttaaaggccttgctcaagggcccaacggctgtgtggatcttattgtggctacaccggggatcaaaccaccgaccttgtgggtcccagacacgtaccttaaccactacgctactggctgggattgaaccggcatgCTCGTACCAATGTTGCCCCAATTGCCGCAATAATCTCTACTGTGTGGgcctctctgcgtggagtttgcatgttctcacaTGTTACATGTcagcatgggtttcctccgggtaaagacatgcaggttaggtgaATTAGAAAGTGCTCCCCAGTTGGTCCCCAGGCACTGCACTgaggctgcccactgctccgaAGTTTAGCCCACCCAAAGGTTGATTAGTTGATCAGATCAGTATCTGCTCTTAAATGATGTTGGTGTACTGTTGGTCTCTCTGCTACACTCATTCACATTGGGTCCTGATGCATGGCTTTTGTGTCGCAAATTAAAATATCTCTGTTATCGTCACTAATGGATCTTTGCTTAAGATGGAGAAtgattattttgttatattgCTTGTGCCTGTCACACCCCTACCCTTGTAAAATACCCACCACAGCATAACCACATGAAAATGTGCCTCCTTCCAGCAATCAGAGTTGCCACGTTACAGTGAAGTCCATTCAGCTGCCAGTAGCAAAGCATCAACTATTTGAGTTATGTTTTCTTAGGTCTCTTTCCTGTGAAGCCTTTATTACAGTGCATTCTGTAAGTATTTAGacattgacacatttttctctgttctccagaaaacaaacagttgaaataaatcacaaaaccCTTTTTACGCATAGTCAAATTAACGCAAACTGAAATagtcatcatattcaatatcaatgtttgttttctggagtacagagcgaaaactatttttaaaagatgtgtcactgtccaaacacttatGAACTGGACTGTACTTGTCTGGAATATTCTTTCCATTGCCACTAACAATCTGCTTCACCATGACTCTTTTCTTTGTGGACATGCTGTCTTTGGCGTAGTCCACCGCTTTCTGATCAAATCATTGTCagttgatgttttgtttttgttagccTTCGCTACCTCATTGTTTAGCCCCTGTCCAGGATTGCTCACGTAATGTGTAATGGTGCAAGGTCTCCATGCACCGGTTGTCACAACAAACAGAGGCATAAAAATAGAATCGTCAGGAATTCTCGTTTCCTCTTTACACAGGAGAACCTATTTTTAGAGACTTTCGATGGTAGCCTGTGGAACTATTTTTACTTGACGTCCttgaacatgaaaaaaaaaggttatttccGCTGAAGGCAAAACAGTCAATTGTGAGAACATGACACAAAGCTAAAAAGGTCAAAAGGTTTGAAGGACAAGCTTTTTCTAGATgagggaaaaacaaac
The sequence above is a segment of the Conger conger chromosome 4, fConCon1.1, whole genome shotgun sequence genome. Coding sequences within it:
- the gng12b gene encoding guanine nucleotide-binding protein G(I)/G(S)/G(O) subunit gamma-12; the encoded protein is MSSKMASSNSIAQARRTVQQLRIEANIERIKVSKASADLMHYCGEHAKYDPLLMGIPASENPFKDKKPCTIL